One genomic region from Streptomyces sp. NBC_00582 encodes:
- a CDS encoding PepSY-associated TM helix domain-containing protein: MSTAPSTTTDEAPEAAPAPASAPKSPGPWAPLRPLVLRLHFYAGLLVAPFLLVAAVTGFLYAGSFQAEKLLYAHEMTVPVGEEKLPISEQVAAARKAHPEGTVSAVRPSPEDDATTRVMLSGVKGVDPEHTLAVFVDPYTAEVRGALEQYGSTGALPLRTWISGLHRNLHLGETGRLYSEFAASWLWVIAAGGVALWFSRRRALRTVRGTSGRRRTLGLHGTVGVWAAAGFFFLSATGLTWSAYAGAHIDELRTSLKQATPSISATVSGGGEHAGHDAASGSGGDGERGVGLDKVLAAARAEGLGDPVEIVPPADASSAYVVKQVQRSWPEKQDAVAVDPATGEVTDTLRFADHPVLAKLTRWGIDLHTGILFGLVNQIALMLLALSLILLIVWGYRMWWQRGRGSAFGRPIPRGAWAQVPPYVLVPLMAAVAVLGYFVPLLGIPLAGFLVVDVILGEIAHRRRAKA, translated from the coding sequence ATGTCCACCGCTCCCTCGACGACCACCGACGAGGCCCCCGAGGCGGCCCCGGCCCCGGCCTCGGCGCCCAAGTCCCCGGGCCCTTGGGCCCCGTTGCGGCCCCTGGTCCTGCGCCTGCACTTCTACGCCGGTCTTCTCGTCGCGCCGTTCCTGCTGGTCGCCGCCGTCACCGGGTTCCTGTACGCGGGCTCCTTCCAGGCCGAGAAGCTCCTCTACGCGCACGAGATGACCGTGCCGGTCGGCGAGGAGAAGCTGCCGATATCCGAGCAGGTGGCGGCCGCCCGCAAGGCCCACCCCGAAGGCACGGTCTCGGCCGTGCGGCCCTCACCGGAGGACGACGCCACCACCCGCGTGATGCTCTCCGGTGTCAAGGGCGTCGACCCCGAGCACACCCTCGCCGTGTTCGTCGACCCGTACACCGCCGAGGTGCGGGGCGCGCTGGAGCAGTACGGCTCGACGGGCGCTCTGCCGCTGCGCACCTGGATCTCCGGGCTCCACCGCAACCTCCACCTCGGCGAGACCGGCCGTCTCTACAGCGAGTTCGCCGCGAGCTGGCTGTGGGTCATCGCGGCCGGCGGTGTCGCGCTGTGGTTCTCCCGCCGTCGCGCCCTGCGCACGGTCCGCGGCACCAGCGGCCGGCGCCGCACCCTCGGTCTGCACGGCACGGTCGGCGTCTGGGCCGCCGCCGGGTTCTTCTTCCTCTCCGCGACCGGCCTGACCTGGTCCGCCTACGCCGGCGCCCACATCGACGAGCTGCGCACCTCCCTCAAGCAGGCCACCCCGTCGATCTCCGCCACGGTGAGCGGCGGGGGTGAGCACGCGGGCCATGACGCGGCCTCCGGCTCCGGCGGCGACGGCGAGCGCGGCGTCGGTCTCGACAAGGTCCTGGCCGCCGCCCGCGCCGAGGGGCTGGGCGACCCGGTCGAGATCGTCCCGCCCGCCGACGCCTCCTCCGCGTACGTGGTGAAGCAGGTGCAGCGCAGCTGGCCCGAGAAGCAGGACGCCGTCGCGGTCGACCCGGCCACCGGCGAGGTCACCGACACCCTGCGGTTCGCCGACCACCCGGTGCTCGCCAAGCTGACCCGCTGGGGCATCGACCTGCACACCGGGATCCTGTTCGGGCTGGTCAACCAGATCGCCCTGATGCTGCTCGCGCTCTCCCTGATCCTGCTGATCGTATGGGGCTACCGCATGTGGTGGCAGCGCGGCCGCGGCTCCGCCTTCGGCCGCCCGATCCCGCGCGGCGCCTGGGCCCAGGTCCCGCCGTACGTCCTGGTCCCGCTGATGGCGGCGGTCGCCGTGCTCGGCTACTTCGTCCCGCTCCTCGGCATCCCGCTCGCCGGTTTCCTGGTGGTGGACGTGATCCTCGGCGAGATCGCCCACCGCCGACGGGCGAAGGCCTGA
- a CDS encoding FkbM family methyltransferase has protein sequence MTDLGPGAAVVSRRGGPYEVTDVDRGTKVLSRHGGPYRVTGVDKDTWVLRRTRGGARTAVAEKGVVPLGDTGAVLLIEDPEHQDERKLQLSAAEFLCVQHVTAMLELYGVNCVFDVGANTGQYAKRLRRAGYTGRIVSFEPTSETFARLSKAAENDPEWHVHQCGLGREETTAEIHKSWMTMNSLLPPSDYGKGRYSRFKKSDTEEIRIRRLDEVMDEALEGLAAPVPYLKMDTQGYDLEVFAGAGKRVTEFVGLQSEVACLRLYEGSPTMGEAVAAYEAEGFGITGMYPVTREATTGRVIEFDCVMMRAEAAPEQAS, from the coding sequence GTGACCGACCTCGGCCCGGGTGCGGCGGTGGTGTCCCGGCGCGGCGGCCCCTACGAGGTGACCGACGTGGACCGGGGCACGAAGGTGCTCTCCCGCCACGGCGGCCCGTACCGCGTGACCGGTGTGGACAAGGACACCTGGGTCCTGCGCCGCACCCGGGGCGGCGCCCGGACCGCCGTCGCCGAGAAGGGGGTCGTACCGCTCGGCGACACCGGTGCCGTGCTGCTGATCGAGGACCCGGAGCACCAGGACGAGCGCAAGCTGCAGCTTTCCGCCGCCGAGTTCCTGTGCGTCCAGCATGTGACCGCCATGCTCGAGCTGTACGGCGTGAACTGCGTCTTCGACGTCGGCGCCAACACCGGGCAGTACGCCAAGCGGCTGCGCAGGGCCGGGTACACCGGCCGGATCGTGTCCTTCGAGCCGACCTCGGAGACGTTCGCCCGGCTGTCGAAGGCCGCCGAGAACGACCCCGAGTGGCATGTCCACCAGTGCGGACTGGGCCGCGAGGAGACGACCGCGGAGATCCACAAGAGCTGGATGACGATGAACTCGCTGCTGCCGCCCAGCGACTACGGCAAGGGCCGCTACAGCCGGTTCAAGAAGTCCGACACCGAGGAGATCCGCATCCGCCGGCTCGACGAGGTGATGGACGAGGCGCTGGAGGGCCTCGCCGCCCCCGTCCCGTATCTGAAGATGGACACCCAGGGCTACGACCTGGAGGTGTTCGCCGGGGCCGGCAAGCGCGTCACGGAGTTCGTGGGCCTGCAGTCCGAGGTCGCCTGTCTCCGGCTGTACGAGGGCAGCCCCACCATGGGCGAGGCCGTCGCCGCGTACGAGGCGGAGGGCTTCGGCATCACCGGTATGTACCCGGTGACCCGGGAGGCGACCACCGGGCGCGTGATCGAGTTCGACTGCGTGATGATGCGCGCCGAGGCGGCCCCGGAACAGGCCTCCTAG
- a CDS encoding TerC family protein produces the protein MNVSLTVWLLTTAALCALVGVDFLVGRKPHDVSVKEAGTWTVVWVVLACLFGLGLFLFGGGGPTGEFFAGYITEKSLSVDNLFVFVLIMGKFAVPSPYQQRVLMVGVLMALVLRALFIAAGAAIISTFSWVFYLFGAFLIWAAWKLVQDARKGGHEEEYEENKLLKAVEKRFGVADRYHGTKLWIEQNGKRVMTPMLVVMLAIGSTDVLFALDSIPAIYGLTDDPYIVFTANAFALMGLRQLYFLIGGLLRKLVHLSYGLSIILGFIGVKLLLHALHESGVHVPEIGIPFSLGFIVLVLTVTTITSLRAAARGDESGEGEPGAATAAQEA, from the coding sequence GTGAACGTATCCCTCACCGTCTGGCTGCTGACCACGGCGGCGCTGTGCGCCCTGGTCGGCGTCGACTTCCTCGTCGGACGCAAGCCCCACGACGTCTCGGTGAAGGAGGCCGGGACCTGGACCGTCGTCTGGGTCGTGCTGGCCTGTCTGTTCGGCCTCGGCCTGTTCCTCTTCGGCGGCGGAGGGCCGACGGGCGAGTTCTTCGCCGGGTACATCACGGAGAAGTCGCTGAGCGTGGACAACCTCTTCGTGTTCGTCCTGATCATGGGGAAGTTCGCGGTGCCCTCGCCGTACCAGCAGCGGGTGCTGATGGTGGGCGTGCTGATGGCGCTGGTGCTGCGCGCGCTGTTCATCGCCGCCGGCGCGGCGATCATCTCCACGTTCTCCTGGGTGTTCTACCTCTTCGGCGCCTTCCTGATCTGGGCCGCCTGGAAGCTGGTCCAGGACGCGCGCAAGGGCGGGCACGAGGAGGAGTACGAGGAGAACAAGCTGCTCAAGGCGGTGGAGAAACGCTTCGGTGTCGCCGACCGGTACCACGGCACCAAGCTGTGGATCGAGCAGAACGGCAAGCGGGTCATGACCCCGATGCTCGTGGTGATGCTCGCGATCGGCTCCACCGACGTGCTGTTCGCCCTCGACTCCATCCCCGCCATCTACGGGCTGACCGACGACCCGTACATCGTGTTCACCGCCAACGCCTTCGCGCTGATGGGCCTCAGGCAGCTCTACTTCCTCATCGGCGGCCTGCTGAGGAAGCTGGTCCACCTCAGCTACGGCCTGTCGATCATCCTGGGCTTCATCGGCGTCAAGCTGCTGCTGCACGCGCTGCACGAGTCCGGGGTGCACGTCCCCGAGATCGGCATCCCCTTCTCCCTCGGCTTCATCGTGCTCGTCCTCACGGTCACGACGATCACCAGTCTGCGCGCGGCCGCGCGCGGGGACGAGAGCGGAGAAGGGGAACCGGGGGCGGCCACGGCCGCCCAGGAAGCCTAG
- the trxA gene encoding thioredoxin codes for MSSTVELTKENFDQTVTDNDFVLIDFWAAWCGPCRQFAPVYEKAAQDNPDLVFGKVDTEAQPELAAAFGIQSIPTLMIVRDRVAVFAQPGALPEAALADVIGQARELDMDEVRKSVAEQQAKAE; via the coding sequence ATGAGCAGCACCGTGGAGCTCACCAAGGAGAACTTCGACCAGACGGTCACGGACAACGACTTCGTCCTGATCGACTTCTGGGCGGCCTGGTGCGGCCCGTGCCGTCAGTTCGCGCCGGTGTACGAGAAGGCCGCGCAGGACAACCCGGACCTGGTGTTCGGCAAGGTGGACACGGAGGCGCAGCCGGAGCTGGCCGCGGCCTTCGGCATCCAGTCCATCCCGACGCTGATGATCGTCCGGGACCGGGTGGCGGTGTTCGCCCAGCCGGGCGCGCTGCCCGAGGCCGCCCTCGCGGACGTGATCGGGCAGGCGCGCGAGCTGGACATGGACGAGGTCCGCAAGTCGGTGGCGGAGCAGCAGGCCAAGGCCGAGTAG
- a CDS encoding dihydrolipoyl dehydrogenase family protein: MTESETIAYDVVVLGAGPVGENVADRTRAAGLTTAVVESELIGGECSYWACMPSKALLRPVIARADARRLPGLRQAVQGPLDASAVFARRNWFTGDWTDDGQADWLAGIGADLHRGHGRLAGPRTVTVGERTLTARHAVVVATGTRAVLPPLAGLSEVRPWTSREATSSQTVPDRLVVVGGGVVATEMATAYQALGSRVTVLVRGKGLLNRMEPFAGELVAEALVEAGADVRTGTSVESVTRSDGTVTVVTGTGDRIEADEILFATGRAPRTDDIGLDTIGLEPGSWLTVDDTLRVTGTDWLYATGDVNHRALLTHQGKYQARIAGAAIAARAAGTSLDGSDPWSAHTATADHETVPQVVFTDPEAAAVGLSLAEAEQAGYRVRAVDVDMSSVAGAGLYAEGYKGRARMVVDLEEEILRGVTFVGPGVGELIHSATVAVAGRVPVARLWHAVPSYPTLSEVWLRLLEAFRDK, from the coding sequence ATGACGGAATCGGAAACCATCGCCTACGACGTCGTGGTGCTCGGGGCCGGGCCCGTGGGGGAGAACGTGGCCGACCGCACCCGCGCGGCCGGCCTCACCACCGCGGTCGTGGAGAGCGAACTGATCGGCGGCGAGTGCTCGTACTGGGCCTGCATGCCCAGCAAGGCCCTGCTGCGCCCGGTCATCGCCCGGGCCGACGCCCGCAGACTGCCCGGCCTGCGCCAAGCCGTCCAGGGTCCCCTCGACGCGTCCGCGGTCTTCGCCCGCCGCAACTGGTTCACCGGCGACTGGACGGACGACGGCCAGGCCGACTGGCTCGCCGGCATCGGCGCCGACCTCCACCGCGGCCACGGCAGACTCGCCGGCCCGCGCACGGTGACCGTCGGGGAGCGCACACTCACCGCCCGGCACGCCGTCGTCGTCGCGACCGGCACCCGGGCCGTCCTGCCCCCGCTCGCGGGCCTCTCCGAGGTGCGGCCCTGGACCAGTCGCGAGGCCACCTCCTCCCAGACCGTGCCCGACCGGCTCGTCGTGGTCGGCGGCGGAGTCGTCGCCACCGAGATGGCCACCGCCTACCAGGCCCTCGGCTCCCGGGTCACCGTCCTCGTCCGCGGCAAGGGCCTGCTCAACCGCATGGAGCCGTTCGCCGGCGAACTCGTCGCCGAGGCGCTCGTCGAGGCCGGCGCCGACGTACGGACCGGGACCTCGGTGGAGTCCGTCACCCGTTCGGACGGCACCGTCACGGTCGTCACCGGCACCGGCGACCGCATCGAGGCCGACGAGATCCTGTTCGCCACCGGCCGCGCCCCGCGCACCGACGACATCGGCCTCGACACGATCGGCCTGGAACCCGGCTCCTGGCTCACCGTCGACGACACCCTGCGCGTCACCGGCACCGACTGGCTCTACGCGACCGGCGACGTCAACCACCGCGCCCTCCTCACCCACCAGGGCAAGTACCAGGCCCGGATCGCGGGCGCCGCCATCGCCGCCCGCGCCGCCGGCACGTCCCTGGACGGCTCCGACCCGTGGAGCGCCCACACCGCGACGGCCGACCACGAGACCGTCCCCCAGGTCGTCTTCACCGACCCGGAGGCCGCCGCGGTCGGCCTCTCGCTCGCCGAGGCCGAACAGGCCGGGTACCGGGTGCGCGCCGTCGACGTCGACATGTCCTCGGTGGCCGGGGCGGGTCTGTACGCCGAGGGCTACAAGGGCCGCGCCCGGATGGTCGTCGACCTGGAGGAGGAGATCCTGCGCGGGGTCACCTTCGTCGGCCCGGGCGTCGGCGAACTGATCCACTCCGCGACCGTCGCCGTCGCCGGACGTGTCCCCGTCGCCCGGCTGTGGCACGCGGTCCCCTCCTACCCGACCCTCAGCGAGGTCTGGCTGCGTCTGCTGGAGGCGTTCCGGGACAAGTGA
- a CDS encoding NAD(P)H-dependent oxidoreductase produces the protein MSVRILALVGSLRAGSTNRQLAEAAVKVAPEGAEVELFEGLAEIPFYNEDIDVEGSVPAAAAKLREAAQAADAFLLFSPEYNGTIPAVLKNAIDWLSRPYGAGAFGGKPVAVVGTAFGQFGGVWAQDEARKAVGIAGGKVLEDVKLSIPGSLTRFAETHPSDDAEVATQLAEVVTRLHGNVGVAA, from the coding sequence ATGTCTGTCCGCATCCTCGCGCTCGTCGGCAGCCTCCGCGCCGGTTCGACCAACCGCCAGCTCGCCGAGGCGGCCGTCAAGGTCGCTCCCGAGGGCGCCGAGGTCGAGCTCTTCGAGGGCCTGGCCGAGATCCCCTTCTACAACGAGGACATCGACGTCGAGGGCAGCGTCCCGGCCGCCGCCGCCAAGCTGCGTGAGGCCGCCCAGGCCGCAGACGCCTTCCTGCTCTTCTCCCCCGAGTACAACGGCACCATCCCGGCCGTCCTGAAGAACGCCATCGACTGGCTGTCCCGCCCGTACGGCGCCGGCGCCTTCGGCGGCAAGCCGGTCGCCGTGGTCGGCACCGCCTTCGGCCAGTTCGGCGGCGTATGGGCGCAGGACGAGGCCCGCAAGGCCGTGGGCATCGCCGGCGGCAAGGTCCTCGAGGACGTCAAGCTGTCCATCCCGGGCTCCCTGACCCGCTTCGCCGAGACCCACCCGTCCGACGACGCCGAGGTCGCCACCCAGCTCGCCGAGGTCGTCACCCGGCTGCACGGCAACGTGGGCGTCGCCGCCTGA
- a CDS encoding LacI family DNA-binding transcriptional regulator, which yields MPYVMVQIPNTPAPTKPPAPRPVPTSADVARLAGVSRATVSYVLNNTSAVRISEPTRRRVHEAAKELGYVPHAAARSLRAGHSRVVLMPTLPVPAGPLYSQFVHDFQGALTRLDYTVVQYGTTGLHGDDAARAWAELRPVAVLVPTPGIGPEGVAVLKRSGARAVVTLSPEPVEGAHALLLDHARVGHSAAEHLHARGRRRIGVVVPEESGMEIFSGPRLSGAREALRGTGATVTELSLAYTQKSAAALAARWPDLGLDAVFAYNDEYAMLLMRALLDAGVRIPEDTAVIGADDLMLGRLLRPRLSTVRIAMPSGRELAALVDRAVRTPGAEPESHPLSGATVVHRESS from the coding sequence ATGCCGTACGTCATGGTGCAGATACCGAACACGCCCGCGCCGACGAAGCCGCCGGCGCCGCGCCCCGTGCCCACGAGCGCCGACGTCGCCCGCCTGGCCGGAGTCTCCCGCGCGACCGTCTCCTACGTGCTGAACAACACCAGCGCCGTACGCATCAGCGAGCCCACCCGCCGCCGGGTCCACGAGGCCGCGAAGGAACTCGGGTACGTGCCGCACGCGGCCGCCCGCAGCCTGCGCGCCGGACACAGCCGGGTCGTCCTGATGCCCACCCTGCCCGTGCCGGCCGGCCCGCTCTACAGCCAGTTCGTGCACGACTTCCAGGGCGCCCTCACCCGCCTCGACTACACCGTCGTGCAGTACGGCACCACCGGGCTGCACGGCGACGACGCCGCCCGGGCCTGGGCCGAACTGCGGCCGGTCGCCGTGCTGGTGCCCACCCCCGGCATCGGCCCGGAAGGCGTCGCCGTCCTCAAGCGGTCCGGCGCGCGGGCCGTGGTGACCCTCAGTCCCGAGCCCGTCGAGGGCGCCCACGCGCTCCTCCTGGACCATGCCCGCGTCGGCCACAGCGCCGCCGAGCATCTGCACGCCCGGGGCAGACGGCGGATCGGGGTCGTCGTGCCCGAGGAGTCCGGCATGGAGATCTTCTCCGGGCCCCGTCTGTCCGGCGCCCGCGAGGCCCTGCGCGGCACCGGGGCCACCGTCACCGAACTGTCCCTCGCCTACACCCAGAAGTCCGCCGCCGCCCTCGCCGCCCGCTGGCCCGACCTGGGTCTGGACGCCGTGTTCGCCTACAACGACGAGTACGCGATGCTGCTGATGCGGGCCCTGCTCGACGCGGGGGTGCGGATCCCCGAGGACACGGCCGTCATCGGCGCCGACGATCTGATGCTCGGCCGGCTGCTGCGGCCCAGACTGAGTACCGTGCGCATCGCCATGCCCTCCGGCCGGGAACTCGCCGCTCTGGTGGACCGGGCGGTGCGCACCCCCGGCGCCGAGCCCGAGTCGCACCCGCTGTCCGGTGCCACGGTGGTGCATCGCGAGTCCAGTTGA
- a CDS encoding benzaldehyde dehydrogenase encodes MPLLDPLTWQTSQSRALTGPRHTVTEPATGEALGTVVLAAAADVAPAAEAARAAQREWARLPHFVRAGVLRKAGDLFAAHAEELRDWIVRESGSIPGKADFELHVAAQECYEAAALASRPAGQVLPSEAPRLSYTRRIPVGVVGVISPFNAPLILSIRSVAPALALGNAVVLKPDPRTAVCGGLSLAAIFAEAGLPEGLLHVLPGGAETGAALVEDPRVPVISFTGSTAAGRAVGEAAGRHLKRAHLELGGNSALIVLEDADLDAVISTAAWGSFFHQGQICMTTGRHLVHASLYEEYVERLAAKADSLAVGDPHRAQVHLGPLIDDGQLAKVHGLVEASTATGAKLAAGGTHENRFYRPTVLAGVDDKTPAYAEEVFGPVAPVRSFTTPDEAAALAAHSAYGLSLGIVTRDSARGLDLAERIPTGIVHINDQTVNDEAVAPFGGVAASGTGARFGGDANLEAFTDLRWTTVRGDVAPYPF; translated from the coding sequence ATGCCGCTGCTCGACCCCCTGACCTGGCAGACCTCGCAGTCCCGCGCCCTGACGGGCCCGCGGCACACCGTCACCGAGCCCGCCACCGGTGAGGCGCTCGGCACCGTCGTCCTGGCCGCCGCCGCCGACGTGGCCCCGGCCGCCGAGGCCGCCCGTGCCGCCCAGCGCGAATGGGCCCGCCTCCCGCACTTCGTCCGCGCCGGCGTCCTGCGCAAGGCCGGAGACCTGTTCGCCGCACACGCGGAGGAACTGCGCGACTGGATCGTCCGCGAGTCCGGCTCCATCCCGGGCAAGGCCGACTTCGAACTGCACGTCGCCGCCCAGGAGTGCTACGAGGCCGCCGCCCTCGCCTCCCGCCCCGCCGGACAGGTCCTGCCCAGCGAGGCCCCCAGACTGTCGTACACCCGGCGGATCCCGGTCGGCGTGGTCGGCGTGATCTCCCCGTTCAACGCCCCGCTGATCCTCTCCATCCGCTCCGTCGCGCCCGCCCTCGCGCTCGGCAACGCGGTCGTCCTCAAGCCCGACCCGCGCACCGCGGTCTGCGGCGGTCTCTCCCTGGCCGCGATCTTCGCCGAGGCCGGACTGCCCGAGGGCCTGCTGCACGTGCTGCCCGGCGGCGCCGAGACGGGCGCCGCCCTCGTGGAGGACCCGCGCGTGCCCGTCATCTCCTTCACCGGCTCCACCGCCGCGGGCCGCGCCGTCGGCGAGGCCGCCGGACGCCACCTCAAGCGCGCCCACCTCGAACTCGGCGGGAACTCCGCCCTGATCGTCCTGGAGGACGCCGACCTCGACGCGGTGATCTCCACGGCCGCCTGGGGCTCGTTCTTCCACCAGGGCCAGATCTGCATGACCACCGGACGCCACCTGGTCCACGCCTCGCTCTACGAGGAGTACGTCGAGCGGCTCGCCGCCAAGGCGGACTCCCTCGCCGTCGGCGACCCGCACCGCGCCCAGGTCCACCTCGGCCCGCTCATCGACGACGGTCAACTCGCCAAGGTGCACGGCCTGGTGGAGGCCAGCACGGCCACCGGCGCGAAACTCGCCGCGGGCGGCACCCACGAAAACCGCTTCTACCGGCCGACCGTCCTCGCCGGCGTCGACGACAAGACCCCGGCCTACGCGGAGGAGGTCTTCGGCCCGGTCGCCCCCGTCCGCTCCTTCACCACCCCCGACGAGGCCGCCGCGCTCGCCGCCCACAGCGCCTACGGCCTCTCCCTCGGCATCGTCACCCGTGACTCCGCCCGTGGCCTGGACCTCGCCGAACGCATCCCCACCGGCATCGTCCACATCAACGACCAGACCGTGAACGACGAGGCCGTCGCCCCCTTCGGCGGCGTCGCCGCCTCCGGCACCGGTGCCCGCTTCGGCGGCGACGCCAACCTGGAGGCCTTCACCGACCTGCGCTGGACGACGGTGCGCGGCGACGTCGCGCCCTACCCGTTCTGA
- a CDS encoding tetratricopeptide repeat protein codes for MNTTYGTGFGPADANEAAYYAHGTPAERWERARLFFDARDYTAAARVLAPLVEEVPEQTGPRLLLARAYYHSAQLRRAETELRLIVERDPVEHYARLMLGRTLERQGRHTEAGPHLRIASALAGDFPEDRSDL; via the coding sequence GTGAACACGACCTACGGCACGGGGTTCGGCCCGGCGGACGCGAACGAGGCGGCGTACTACGCCCACGGCACCCCGGCCGAGCGCTGGGAGCGCGCGCGACTGTTCTTCGACGCGCGGGACTACACCGCCGCGGCGCGGGTGCTGGCCCCGCTGGTCGAGGAGGTGCCGGAGCAGACCGGTCCCCGGCTGCTGCTGGCCCGCGCCTACTACCACTCGGCCCAACTGCGCCGCGCCGAGACCGAGTTGCGGCTGATCGTCGAGCGCGATCCGGTGGAGCACTACGCCCGGCTGATGCTGGGCCGCACCCTGGAGCGGCAGGGGCGGCACACGGAGGCGGGTCCGCATCTGCGGATCGCCTCGGCGCTGGCCGGCGACTTCCCGGAGGACCGATCGGACCTGTGA
- a CDS encoding TetR/AcrR family transcriptional regulator: protein MSSLLPPCPDPEEKIGEPQRLLRLGSAGDEPCLRADAARNRARLLDAAARLIAEHGAAGVTMEAVAAAADVGKGTVFRRFGDRTGLLMALLDHSEQKMQAAFLGGPPPLGPGAPPVERLRAFGIAALRRCVDELDLQLAAEPAAERRYAVPARRVQHSHVVVLLRQTLPDADHELLAHTLMGYLNPVLVHHLTRQCGLSLARLENGWSDLVDRVTGG from the coding sequence ATGTCCAGCCTTCTGCCGCCCTGTCCGGATCCCGAGGAGAAGATCGGCGAGCCTCAGCGACTGCTGCGGCTCGGGTCCGCCGGCGACGAGCCGTGTCTGCGTGCGGACGCGGCCCGCAACCGTGCGCGGCTGCTGGACGCGGCCGCCCGGCTGATCGCCGAGCACGGAGCGGCCGGGGTGACGATGGAGGCGGTGGCGGCGGCCGCCGACGTGGGCAAGGGGACGGTGTTCCGCCGCTTCGGCGACCGCACGGGTCTGCTCATGGCGCTGCTCGACCACTCGGAGCAGAAGATGCAGGCCGCGTTCCTCGGCGGCCCCCCGCCGCTCGGTCCGGGCGCGCCACCGGTGGAACGGCTGCGGGCGTTCGGCATCGCCGCGCTGCGGCGCTGCGTCGACGAACTGGATCTGCAACTGGCGGCCGAGCCCGCCGCCGAACGCCGCTACGCGGTGCCCGCCCGCCGTGTCCAGCACAGCCATGTGGTGGTGCTGCTGCGCCAGACGCTCCCCGACGCCGACCACGAACTCCTGGCCCACACCCTGATGGGCTACCTCAACCCGGTTCTGGTCCACCACCTGACCCGCCAGTGCGGGCTGTCCCTGGCACGGCTGGAGAACGGGTGGAGCGACCTGGTGGACCGGGTCACGGGCGGCTGA
- a CDS encoding peptide deformylase, with product MAAPPPRTPLAERVEELLASGGPLPIVAAGDPVLRTGTERYDGQLDAALLARFVEALRVTMHAAPGVGLAAPQVGVELRIAVIEDPAPVPEEVRVARGRVPQPFRVLVNPSYEPVGPVRAAFFEGCLSVPGYQAVVARAAQVRLTGEDEHGRPLDELFGGWPARIVQHETDHLDGVLYLDRAEPRSLSANQAVLERWAQPTPAEAARALNFELP from the coding sequence ATGGCAGCTCCCCCTCCCCGTACCCCCCTTGCCGAACGCGTCGAGGAACTCCTCGCGTCCGGCGGCCCGTTGCCGATCGTCGCGGCCGGCGACCCGGTCCTGCGCACCGGCACCGAGCGCTACGACGGTCAGCTCGACGCGGCTCTTCTGGCCCGGTTCGTCGAGGCGTTGCGCGTCACGATGCACGCGGCGCCCGGTGTCGGGCTGGCCGCGCCGCAGGTCGGTGTGGAGCTGCGGATCGCGGTGATCGAGGATCCGGCGCCGGTGCCGGAGGAGGTACGGGTGGCCCGCGGGCGGGTGCCGCAGCCCTTCCGGGTGCTCGTCAACCCGTCGTACGAGCCGGTCGGTCCGGTCCGTGCCGCGTTCTTCGAGGGCTGTCTGAGCGTCCCCGGCTACCAGGCGGTGGTGGCCCGCGCCGCCCAGGTGCGGCTGACGGGTGAGGACGAGCACGGGCGGCCGCTGGACGAGCTGTTCGGCGGGTGGCCCGCCCGCATCGTGCAGCACGAGACGGACCACCTCGACGGCGTCCTCTATCTCGACCGGGCCGAGCCGCGGTCCCTGTCCGCCAACCAGGCGGTGCTGGAGCGGTGGGCCCAGCCGACTCCCGCGGAGGCGGCCCGGGCCCTGAACTTCGAGCTGCCGTAG